Proteins from a genomic interval of Chanos chanos chromosome 3, fChaCha1.1, whole genome shotgun sequence:
- the nckap5l gene encoding LOW QUALITY PROTEIN: nck-associated protein 5-like (The sequence of the model RefSeq protein was modified relative to this genomic sequence to represent the inferred CDS: substituted 1 base at 1 genomic stop codon) — translation MMSEEAQQKVFSEDFESEEGDLESYLEEESSSELLERVRELEAENSALSLANESQREAYERCLDEVANHVVQALLNQKDLREECIKLKMRVFDLERQNRTLCELLQEKLHSQSCVHLQSGPCLEHIVELQYSDANKLLETQKSAQIKGNGECTQNCLPDAQASATSIEALSPFMKKKAHILEVLRKLEETDPLMFHHSHPSLCDYSQVLMSKEAVLTCRDSSSRSSVPKIYSCPSSCSESCTHQHVNSGRNNGFKCGSCCTCLMLSNKDPIDFAKNSHNCCTSNPLTIDNLNLARPDNQENTELQGLVKPAHGADEPLINRKSSEASTLPGENRHDLSKDPQASVAPDTYLHLSVADGDKNRSSECTHADSQSLKDVEITDKNRMADSVLLDSQLPKELTGNICEEGVSNEHLEITANVVQLEKDLRHINPVVPQSIEKVIRDDECLLKIDTERDHRVFSRASKLPTLGLKENFQAAYCDLNSGEPTHKGLLFSPSENHTASEVLDDISVPMKDNTPQDLARAKIAVSPNPVSCLSEVKASPSKLLKFLKIPALGERAQTTNPVHLSPQLTRNSKIPCRSNNYEIHHSPVAARKATTTERLKQPPSSKSETYPSAHSAPTSPPQPDDPPTPLIKELVYSIPKAGRGAKVVQTSNALKNTQKVPNYENVSNLLNPCGVEVSQLLEQVSSSIHYTSSNREEMKEKQGNFMVESLSDINQKVPSLSSDASDQDEKPDSPVWLQQVNYSDLPNKSSSNKTLSNIGNIMRGRDQEKDETDKDDTTQSSESVDAAKRNDPPPIPKKTGVGRHSGESSHSFKERLAALGKLRSTEESSVSSQSLNKPEGQPQLSVVSPARERSETAEINPDCISGAHRHSNNTDSLDGSSMAKHPGSLQSHEQEVKLIPSNITISKAEPDTPSSRIFFGKPESPKSKTATLAANVEVSQGSRSYVKSTTSQNLSYNGKILFSPQSASPNKYPLKSPTKTIQPSINRDGKPTQEFQKYLSKSEDRSQLRANKKKIASFAESLPQPSPKPTDIIEDKRHSASSPQSAIEQKVMKGIEENVLKLQEQDKGQGSEVKQKTSNGIANWFGLRKSKLPALSRKPESSKVNDKKEWKLNISSAGKDAKVGTKTKSEGQSLNISMLMEKAEDLHKALEEERAYVNGIGLDRQGKGHSCEVVMDQSQGHLSVMYRGVPSDNFMQQLLNRVDGKDNGNNGMAHRRLSFDCKSRPMFSQNNSIVNQTSSTGDIGKTSNLVSKGEVMSDENLPESIHHQHFGGSAISTHTLDSGIGTFPLPDYSANATSKSIPKIKAQSDHDSSASKGKHGSGTRNPQKAKTLEKELSSLEEGYILGPEENSSDLNKDVMERESSTNQITNLIHEGILXNNCYSSSATYADAAPTKNWTFPKGERSETYLGLREGVDPVSHRTSFRKTGDPSVGLEGDLKSLCQPANAGRGKGRSPANRDMGAETVKERPDDALSPSQPQILETPESLSDSLYDSLSSCGSQG, via the exons ATGATGTCTGAAGAAGCACAACAGAAAGTGTTCAGTGAGGACTTTGAGTCTGAGGAAGGGGACCTTGAATCTTACTTAGAGGAAGAGAGCAGCAGTGAGCTTcttgagagagtgagagaactaGAG GCTGAGaactctgctctttctctggcAAATGAGAGTCAAAGAGAAGCCTATGAAAGATGCTTGGATGAG GTGGCCAACCATGTTGTCCAGGCTTTGCTCAACCAGAAG GATCTTCGAGAGGAATGCATTAAGTTGAAGATGCGTGTATTTGACTTGGAGAGACAGAACCGAACTCTGTGTGAACTACTCCAAGAGAAACTCCACAGTCAATCATGTGTCCACCTGCAG TCTGGACCCTGCTTGGAACATATTGTCGAACTTCAATACAGTGATGCTAACAAGCTGCTAGAGACCCAGAAGAGTGCACAAATCAAG GGTAATGGAGAATGCACACAAAATTGTTTACCTGATGCTCAAGCCTCTGCCACATCTATAGAGGCTCTGTCTCCATTCATGAAGAAGAAAGCACATATACTAGAAGTCCTCCGCAAGCTGGAAGAGACTGATCCTCTGATGTTCCACCATTCTCACCCCTCACTGTGTGATTATAGTCAGGTCCTGATGTCTAAAGAAGCCGTGTTAACCTGCAGGGACAGCTCATCACGATCTAGTGTCCCCAAGATTTACTCCTGTCCCAGTTCTTGTTCAGAATCCTGCACACATCAGCATGTGAACAGCGGAAGGAATAATGGTTTCAAGTGTGGGAGCTGTTGCACATGTCTAATGTTATCCAACAAGGATCCAATAGATTTCGCCAAAAATAGCCACAACTGTTGCACTTCAAACCCCTTAACCATCGATAACCTCAACTTGGCTCGGCCAGATAATCAAGAGAACACAGAGTTGCAGGGCCTTGTCAAGCCTGCTCATGGTGCTGATGAGCCCCTCATAAACAGGAAGTCAAGTGAAGCATCCACCCTCCCAGGGGAGAACAGGCATGATCTATCCAAGGATCCCCAGGCATCAGTGGCTCCAGATACTTATCTTCACCTGTCTGTTGCAGACGGAGATAAGAACCGAAGTTCTGAATGTACTCACGCTGATTCTCAGTCCCTTAAAGACGTGGAAATTACAGATAAAAATAGAATGGCAGATAGTGTTTTGCTGGATTCCCAATTGCCCAAGGAGCTGACTGGCAACATCTGTGAGGAAGGGGTTAGTAATGAGCACTTAGAAATTACAGCTAATGTTGTTCAGCTGGAAAAGGACCTAAGGCACATAAACCCAGTGGTGCCCCAGAGCATTGAGAAAGTCATAAGAGATGATGAATGCTTGCTTAAAATAGACACTGAGAGGGATCACAGAGTGTTCTCTAGGGCTTCAAAGCTGCCAACTCTTGGACTGAAAGAAAACTTCCAGGCAGCATACTGTGACTTAAACAGTGGTGAACCCACTCACAAAGGGCTTTTATTCTCCCCCAGTGAGAATCACACTGCTTCAGAAGTCCTGGATGATATCTCTGTCCCTATGAAAGACAACACTCCACAGGATTTAGCAAGAGCAAAGATTGCCGTTAGCCCCAACCCTGTGTCATGCCTTAGTGAGGTCAAGGCCTCCCCCTCAAAGCTTCTCAAGTTTCTCAAGATACCTGCACTTGGGGAACGGGCACAGACAACTAATCCTGTCCACCTTAGTCCACAGTTAACGCGTAACTCAAAGATTCCTTGTCGGAGTAACAATTATGAGATCCACCACTCACCAGTTGCAGCTCGTAAAGCCACTACAACAGAGAGGCTGAAGCAGCCACCATCCTCTAAATCTGAGACTTACCCCTCTGCACACTCTGCGCCAACTTCTCCACCACAACCCGATGATCCTCCTACACCACTTATAAAAGAACTTGTATACAGTATACCTAAAGCTGGTCGAGGAGCCAAAGTTGTTCAAACCTCTAATGCACTGAAGAATACCCAGAAAGTTCCAAACTATGAGAATGTCTCAAACCTCCTCAACCCCTGTGGCGTTGAGGTATCTCAGTTACTTGAACAGGTGAGCTCGTCTATCCATTACACTAGTtcaaacagagaagagatgaaagagaagcaAGGAAACTTTATGGTTGAGAGTCTGTCAGATATCAATCAGAAGGTCCCTTCACTTTCCTCTGATGCATCAGATCAAGATGAGAAACCTGACAGTCCTGTATGGCTGCAACAAGTTAATTACAGCGATCTACCTAATAAATCCTCCTCAAACAAGACTCTATCTAACATTGGGAACATCATGAGAGGCAGAGACCAAGAAAAAGATGAGACTGATAAAGATGACACTACACAGAGCTCAGAATCTGTTGATGCTGCTAAAAGGAATGATCCACCACCTATTCCCAAGAAAACAGGTGTGGGACGACACTCAGGAGAATCCAGTCACTCATTCAAAGAGAGGCTTGCAGCACTTGGCAAGTTAAGAAGCACCGAAGAGTCATCAGTTTCCTCACAGTCTTTGAACAAGCCAGAGGGCCAGCCTCAGCTAAGTGTAGTATCACCAGCACGTGAAAGAAGTGAAACAGCTGAAATAAATCCTGATTGCATTTCAGGAGCACATAGACACTCTAATAACACAGATTCTCTTGATGGAAGCTCTATGGCTAAGCATCCTGGTTCCTTGCAGTCCCATGAGCAAGAGGTCAAACTTATTCCATCCAACATCACAATCTCTAAAGCAGAACCAGATACACCATCATCTAGAATATTCTTTGGGAAGCCAGAAAGTCCTAAATCCAAGACAGCTACACTAGCCGCCAACGTGGAGGTATCGCAAGGTTCACGAAGCTATGTCAAATCCACAACATCTCAAAACCTTTCATATAATGGGAAAATATTATTTAGTCCCCAAAGTGCCAGCCCCAACAAATACCCTCTTAAATCACCCACAAAAACAATTCAGCCGTCCATAAACCGAGATGGGAAACCCACGCAAGAGTTCCAAAAGTATTTGTCTAAATCCGAGGACAGGAGTCAGCTTAGAGCAAATAAGAAGAAAATTGCTTCATTTGCAGAAAGTCTCCCTCAGCCGTCACCAAAGCCTACTGATATAATTGAGGATAAGAGGCACTCTGCCTCTAGCCCCCAGTCAGCCATTGAGCAGAAAGTTATGAAAGGTATTGAAGAAAATGTACTTAAACTGCAAGAGCAAGACAAGGGGCAAGGTTCTGAGGTTAAACAGAAAACCTCCAATGGTATTGCAAACTGGTTTGGACTGCGTAAAAGCAAGTTGCCAGCACTTAGTCGGAAACCAGAGTCGTCAAAAGTCAATGACAAGAAAGAATGGAAGTTGAATATATCTTCTGCTGGCAAGGATGCTAAGGTGGGAACCAAGACTAAGTCAGAGGGGCAAAGCTTGAACATTTCCATGCTGATGGAGAAAGCAGAAGACCTGCACAAGGCCCTAGAGGAAGAACGAGCATATGTGAATGGCATTGGCTTAGACAGACAAGGAAAAGGCCATTCGTGTGAGGTGGTTATGGATCAGTCTCAAGGACACCTGTCTGTCATGTACAGAGGAGTGCCATCAGACAACTTTATGCAACAACTACTTAACCG GGTTGACGGTAAAGACAACGGGAACAATGGTATGGCACATCGACGCCTCTCATTTGATTGCAAATCTAGGCCTATGTTCAGCCAGAACAACAGCATCGTTAACCAGACCAGTAGCACTGGGGACATAGGAAAG ACATCGAATTTGGTGAGCAAAGGTGAAGTCATGTCGGATGAGAACTTGCCGGAGTCCATTCATCATCAGCATTTTGGAG GCTCTGCCATTTCGACACACACCCTTGACAGTGGCATTGGCACTTTCCCTCTCCCTGACTACAGCGCTAATGCTACCAGCAAGAGTATCCCCAAAATAAAAGCACAGAGTGACCATGACTCCTCTGCTTCCAAGGGAAAACATGGCTCAGGAACGAGGAATCCACAGAAAGCAAAGACCTTGGAAAAGGAGCTCTCTTCTCTAGAGGAAGGATATATTTTGGGACCTGAAGAGAATTCCTCAGATCTCAACAAGGATGTGATGGAAAGGGAAAGCTCAACTAACCAGATTACCAACCTCATTCATGAAGGTATTCTTTGAAACAAT TGTTATTCTTCTTCTGCGACATATGCCGATGCAGCTCCCACAAAGAACTGGACTTTCCCCAAAGGTGAGCGATCAGAGACATACCTGGGGCTCCGAGAGGGAGTGGATCCGGTCAGCCATAGGACTTCATTTCGAAAG ACTGGTGATCCATCTGTTGGTCTCGAGGGTGATCTGAAAAGCCTCTGTCAGCCCGCCAATGCTGGCAGAGGGAAGGGTCGCTCCCCTGCGAACCGAGACATGGGAGCAGAGACGGTTAAGGAAAGGCCTGATGATGCTCTTTCCCCAAGTCAGCCCCAGATCCTAGAGACTCCTGAGTCCCTCAGTGACTCCTTATATGACAGTCTCTCCTCCTGCGGGAGTCAAGGCTGA